The DNA region GCCCGACGCGCTTCGGCGCGGCCCCCAACACGCAGACGTGCCCCGTCTGCCTCGGCATGCCGGGATCTCTCCCCGTGCTGAACCGCACCGCGGTCGAGTTCGCCGCGAAGGCGGCGCTCGCCACGGGCTGCACGATCAACAGGAGATCGATCTTCGCGCGGAAGAACTACTTCTACCCCGATCTCCCGAAGGGATACCAGATCTCGCAGTACGAGCTGCCCCTGGCCGTGGAGGGGCGCATCCCCATCGAGCCCGAGAGCGGGCCGCGCGCCATCGGCCTCACGCGCATCCACATGGAGGAGGACGCCGGCAAGCTCGTCCACGAGGGGATGGCCGACTCGGCGACGCGCTCGTACGTCGACTTCAACCGATCCGGCACCCCTCTCATCGAGATCGTCAGCAAGCCCGACATCCGGACCTCGGAGGAGGCCTACCTGTACCTCACGCGGCTCCGGAGCATCCTCCTCTACGTCGAGGTCTGCGACGGGAACATGGAGGAGGGATCGCTCCGGTGCGACGCGAACGTGTCGATTCGAAGGCCGGGTGAGACGCTCGGCACGCGCGCGGAGATCAAGAACCTGAACTCCTTCCGGAACGTGCAGCGCGCGATCGAGTACGAGATCGCCCGCCAGGCGGAGCTCCTCGACGGCGGCGGCCGCGTCGTGCAGGAGACGCGCCTCTGGAACGCAGGCCAGGGACGCACCGAGCCGATGAGATCGAAGGAAGAGGCGATGGACTACCGCTACTTTCCCGAGCCCGACCTCCCCCCTCTCCTCGTGGACGAGGCGTGGCTCGAGGAGCTGAGGAAGTCGATCCCCGAGCTCCCGGTGGAGAAGAAGATCCGCTACGTGACCTCGCTCGGCCTCGCCCCCAAAGACGCGCACTTCCTCTCGGGGGAGCCGGCGCTCGCCGGCTTTTTCGAGACGGTCGCGGCCCGGAGCGGCAACCCGCGCGCGGCGGCCGCGTGGGTCGGCAGCGAGCTGATGGGCCGGCTCAACGCGGCGAAGTCCGACATCCGGAGAACTCCGGTCGCCCCCGAATCCCTCGGCGACCTGGTGAAGCTCATCGATGCCGGCACGATTTCCGGCAAGATCGCGAAGACGGTCTTCGACGAGATGTTCGAGACGGGGGGCGCCCCCGAGGCGATCGTGCGCGCGAAGGGGCTCGTGCAGATCAAGGACGAGGGGGCGATCGGCGCCGTCGTCGACAAAGTCATCGCCGAGAGCCCCTCCCAGGTCGAGCAGTACCGCGCCGGGAAGGGCGCGGCGCTGGGGTGGTTCGTGGGACAGGTCATGAAAGCCTCGGGGGGGAAGGCCAACCCCGGCCTCGTCAACAAGCTCCTCAAAGAGAAGCTGGGGTAGCGCATCGCGCGCCTCGGGAATGCGCTCGCCGCGCTCGCGGCGGCTCTCGCGATCGCGGCCGCGCCGGCCGCCGTCGCGCGCGCGGACGACGCGGTCGTCCTGCAGGCCCCTCCCTTCACCGTCCGCGCCGACGAGCCCTTGAGGCGCTACGCCGAGATCGCGGCCGACGCCGCGCCGGCCGCCGCGGCGTCGATTGCCGAGTCGCTCGGCCTCCCCGCCGCCTCGCGCGGCACGATCGCGCTTATCGGCCCCGAGACGACCGACGAGGAGATACGGCAGTCGGCGGCGGGAATCCCGGCGTGGGCCGCGGGGATCACCCTCCCCTCCTCCGCCACGATCCTCATCAGGCTCGACCGCCTGGGCGGCTACGGGCAGCGGCAGCTCCTCTCGGTGCTCGACCACGAGCTCGTCCACCTGACGGTGGCGCAGGGGCTCGAGGGGCGCGATGCGCGCCTCCCTCCCTGGCTCGCCGAGGGAATCGCCTCGTCCCTCGCGCACGAAGGGGAGTGGCGCGACCTGTGGATCGTCTGGACCTCCCCCCTCGCGTCGTCGAGCCGCCCTTTCGCCGATCTCGACGCCGCCCTCGCCCGGGGGGAGGACTCGAAGTCCCTCGCCTACGCAGGGTCTCTCGCGGCCGTCGGCTTTCTCAGGGAGCGGTACGGCGCGGGGCTCGTCCCGGGGCTTCTCGCGGGGATGCGATCCGGCAGGGATTTCGACGCGGCCTTCGCCGCCGCCTCGGGGGTGAGCGTCAGGAGCGCGGAGGCGGCGTGGGCCCACGAGCTGAACCTCCCGTGGATCTGGCTGGTGCGGGTCGGGTCGTCGTACACCATCTGGATGGTCGCGACCCTCCTCGTCCTCGTCGCGTACCTGGTGAAGCGGTACCGCTCCCGGAAGACGCTCGATCGCTGGAGCGACGACGAGGGGCCGCCGCCGCCACGCGACCCCGGCCCCGCCGATCCTTTCGGCGGCTGGGGCGGCGACGAGACGGTCCACTGATACAATGACGATCCGGATGCCGCGATGATTCAGCTCTACCACGTGACCAAGCGCTACGCGCCGGGGATCAGCGCCCTGACGGACGTCTCCCTCCAGATCGACAAGGGGGACTTCGTCTTCCTGACCGGCCCGAGCGGCGCCGGGAAGACGACGCTCCTCAAGATGCTCTTCCTTCAGGAGCTGCCGACGGAGGGGCAGATCCTCGTCAATGGGCGCAATCTCGCATCCCTTGCCGCGGCGCGCGTCCCCTACCTGAGGCGGACGGTCGGCGTCGTCTTCCAGGACTTCAAGCTGATCCACCGCAAGACGATCTTCGAGAACATCGCCCTCTCCCTCCACGTCGTGGGCGTCCCCGAATCGGAGCACAAGACGCGCGTCCTCCGGATGCTGCGCCTCGTCGGCCTCCAGCACCGCATCCACTCGTTCCCGCGGGAGGTCTCGGGAGGAGAGCAGCAGCGCGTGGCCATCGCGCGCGCCCTCATCAACGAGCCGGTCTTGCTCCTCGCGGACGAGCCGACGGGGAACCTCGACCCGGAGCTGAGCGACGAGATCATGAGGCTCTTCCGCGACATCAACGCCCACGGCACGACGGTCGTCGTCGCAACGCACGACCGCGAGCTGATCCGGAAGTTCGGGCGGCGCGTCATCCACCTCGAGGCGGGGCGCGTCACCGAAGCGGGCCGCGGCGCCGAGTGGGCGAGGGCATGAAGCTCCGGGCGCCGCACCTCGTGAAGCTCCGGTACTTCGTCCGCGAGACGCTCGTCAACGTCGCCCGCGCGCGGATGGTGAACTTCCTGACGATCGGCATCATCGCCGCGTCGCTCTTCGTCCTGGGAGGATTCCTTCTCCTCGCCTCGAACCTCCACGGCGCGGTCGCCGAGTGGAACAAGGTCGCGATCAACGCTTATCTGCGGGACGACGCCCCGGTCGACAAGGTGGAAAAGCTCAGGGCCTCGATCGCGGCGGACCCGGTCGTCCGCGACGTGCGCTTCATCTCGAAGAGGGACGCCGCGGCGCTCTTCCGGGAGCGGTTCGCCCACCTCGCCGCGGCGGCCGACGATCTCGGGGGGGATCTCTTCCCGGCGAGCTTCGAGATCCTCGCCCGGGGCGGCCGCGAGGAGCGGATCCAGGCGACCGAGAGCCTCGTCGCCTCGCTCCGCGCGAACCCGATCGTCGAGGAGGTGCGGGACAACGAGGCCGAGGCGCGGAAGGTCCTCGCCCTCGTGGGGATCGTCTCGGCCGGCGGGTGGACGATCGGCGGGGTCCTCGCCGTCGCATCGTTCTTCACGATCTTCAACGTCATCCGCCTCACCGTCTACCAGAGGCGCGACGAGATCTCGATCCAGCGCCTCGTGGGGGCGACGGCGACCTTCATCCGGATGCCGTTCGTGCTCGAGGGGACGCTCCAGGGGGCGGCCGGCGCGGTCGCCGCCGAGATCGTCCTCTTCGCCGCCTACGGCCGCCTCGCCGCCTACGCCGCGGCCACGGCGAACCCCTTCCTGAAGCTGCTGACGTCCGGGTTCCTCACGCCGGGGCAGGCGGCGCTTCTCGCGCTGGGAGGGACGCTCATCGGCACCGCGGGGAGCCTGATCAGCCTCAGGAAGTTCCTGGCGGACTGACGCGCCGGCGCGCGGGCGCGCGGGCGCGCGTCAGAACTCGTAGCCGATATAGAACTCGGACTTCCAGTTGGTTGTCGGGGTCGTGGTGAATCCGCACTGCGACAATAGGACGGGAACCTGCGCGCGGTCGAACGAGATGATGCCGTGTGGGGGCATGGGATCGCGGACGATGGTCGTCGCCAGCGACTGCCGGCAGGTCTTCCCGACCATCCCGGAGGGCCCATTGAGATCGACGATGCCGTACGGGAGCTGCTTCGCGAATGCCCAGTTGAGATCGAAGACCCCCAGCCGGACGTTGAGCCCGATGCCGTAGGAGGCCCTCGCGTCTCGAAGCGCGTGCTGGCTCGAGTCGTAGAATTTGAAGTCACGGAATAGTCCTGTTGAGTTGATAAGCGCCACGGGGGTCGGTTTCGCGAGCTCTCGATCGAAGAAGCGCCCGTCCTGCGTCCACGCCGCCCCCGCGTCGAAGAAGAGGACGCCGCGAATCCACCGGAGCGCGCCCCCCCAGGGCCACTGAACCCTGTCCACCAGCGGGAAGCGGAGTTCGAAATTGGTCCATACCGCCTGGTCGCCGATGAACTCGCGGTACCTGTAGCCGCGGATCTGGTTGTACCCGCCGATGCCGAACAGCGTGGCTCCGCGCCCATCCGACAGCAGACTCCCCACTCTCCAAGCGAAGAGCGAGCGATACGTGAGCTTCGTGTAGGAGCGGTAGTCGAACTCGTAGTTCGTGAACGAAGCAGGGTCGCTCCCCGAGGCCAGTGGGGACGTCGTCGCGGCGATCCTGAACCGCTTTCCGTGCCAGGGCCCCCACGGATTGTACCGGAGCGTGTCGCCCACGAAGGCGACGCCGACCTCCGCAAGCGATCCCCTGACCCGATCGCCGGTGAACACGCCGAATTCATCCCTCTTCGGCGGCCGGTTCGGGTCGAGCAGCTCTCCAATCTGAGGGCTGATGATGTCCCGGCTCGTGGCACCGATGATTCCCTCAATCCGGTAATGGCTGCTGAGCGGGAGGAAGAAGCCCGTGCTCAGTGTGGAGTCGACGTTGCCGCGGATGCGCGTGAAGAAGCCGCTGGCCGACGGCAGGACGAGGAAGTCGCTGTAGTAGTTGTACCGGTAGTAATGCTGGAGCCGTGTCTCCAGGTTCACGTAACCGAGATCATACGTTTCGTAGTTCGCGACGGAAAAGACGTTGAACCAGAACCGCCGACCGCCGAGGAGATCCGCGAAGGAGACGGCGCCGCTTCCGATGACGGTGCCGTCGCTGACCACGCCGATGCCGATCGGCGAGGCATCCTCGACGTGGAACTTGTGCTTCACGTACGGCTGCTTCTCGCTCTGGTCGACCGTCAGCTTGAGCGGCGGCTCGAAGGGCTTCATCTCGCCGACCTCCCCCGCGCGCTCGGCGGGGGTGATCACCTTGAGCGGCTTGGTCGTGTCGACCTCGTAGAGCGCGAACCGGCCGCCGTAGTACGACGTGGCGACCGCCTTGCTCTTCCCGCGCTCGGCCGGCCGATCCTGCGGGCTCATGTAGCCGCCGCCCACGTCGGTGAACTGGCGCACCTCCCCCGAGTCGAGATCGAGCGAGTAGACGTTGAAGATGTCGGAGGAGACGTCGGAGCAGTAGTAGATCTTCGTCCCGTCCCGCGAGAACGACGGCGTGATCTCGCTGCTCTGGCCGAAGGTGAGCTGCGTCTTCCGGGTCGGATCCTCGACGTCGAGGGTGAAGACCTTCCACCAGGCGTCGACCCGCCGGTTGTAGAGCATCGTCTTGCCGTCTGAAGAGTACGACGGGTTCGCGTCGTAGTACTCGTCGTCTGTCATGTTCCGCATGTGCCCCGACTCGAGATCCAGCTCGAAGATGTCCACCACGCCGCCGAGGTTGCCGGCGAAGAGGATCTTCTTCCCGTCGGGCGAGAAGGCGGGCGAGGCGGGATCCACCGGCTCGATCTCGATGTTGCGCACCTCGTGCCCGGTGAGCGCGTTGATGATCAGCAGCCGGCGCCGGTTCTCCTTGCGCACGAAGAAGGCGAGGAGGTCGCCGTCCGGGGACCACGCGAGGTCGGTCTTCCCCTCGAACACCTCGGTGCTGATGAACTCGTACTCGTTGGTGAACCCCTTGGTGAGGTTCTTGATCACCTCGCCGTCCTTGGCCTGGAGGATGACGACGTCGATGTCGTAGTAGCGGTTCGTCAGGACCGCGACGAGATCCCCCGAGGGGGAGAGGACCGGCGAGAAGGTCATCACCCCGGGGAGCTTGAAGCCGATCTGCTTCCCGTAGTCCTCGGGCTCCCCCTTCTCGAGGAGCGTCGGCAGGTATTTCTGACGCAGGTAGCGCTGGAAGAGCCGATCGAACTCGTCGGCCTCGACGCCGAAGGCCTCCTTCACCGCCTTCTCGATGTTCCCGGTGAGAAGGACCTTGCGGAACTCGACCAGGAAGTTGCGGATCCCCTCCGCCCCCCACTTCGTCTCGATGAAGTCGAAGGCCGCCCGGCCGTAGCGGTAGATGAGGAAGTTGATCCCCTGCACCTTGGAGATGGGCGGCACGACGCCGTGGATGACGGCGTCGCGGATGATCATCCGGTCGAGGCTGTCCTCGTCCTTCCCCATGTGGCTCGCGAGCCCCTCCATGAGCCACTGCGGCGCGCGGCCGCGGATGATGCGCCCGAACGAGTCCTGGTAGAGGATGCTGAACTCGAAGATGTGCGTCATCTCGTGCGTCAGGACCTGGTAGAGCTTGTCCGGCGGGTGATCGATGGAGAGGAGCACGCGGTGCTCGAACGGCTCCGCGAAGGCCAGCTCCGCCTCGGAGACGACGTCCCCCACGTTCGTCTGCTCGAACTCGGCGTGCGTCCGGTAGTAGATGAGCGGGACGCGGTACTTCGGCTCGTGGTCGAAGGCCTTCGAGAGGTAGAGGTAGGCGCTCTCCGCGTACGAGACCATCTGCTCGAGGTAGGCCTCCTCCTCCGGGTAGTAGTAGACGTCGAAGTGAGGGGACTTGTAGATGTGCCAGTCGAAGGGCTGGTACTGGACCTTGTTCCTGCCGAAGTACCCCTGCGCCCCCGCGGGGCCGGACGCGGCGAGGGCCAGAAGGGCCGCGGCGGCGAGAAGCGTGGCGGCTCGGCGGCGGATCGGCGTCGTGTGGGCTCGCGGCAAGCGGTTCACTCCGTGAGAAGATACCGCGTCTCGGACCTCTCGCGCGGCGTGACCACCCCCAGGAGATCGGGGGACATGCGCTCGGCGAGCTGGAGCAGGGCGTTCAGGGAATCGTTGCCCAGCCCCTCGTACATCACCTCTTCCGTCAGCCGCCCCTCGTAGACCAGCTCCCCCGTCGCGCCGCGGAAGAAGTAGTGGGTCGCGCCGAGCTTGAACCCCTCGCGATCGGCGTACCGCGTCCGCCGGTAGCGCTGCCCCGTCGTCGGGTTGATGATGTCCTCCTGCACGAACCCCGACTTGTTGCTCTTGTCGAAATCGACCAGCCCCGCGAGGATCAGGTCGGCGCTGAACCGCTCGCCGAGGCGCTTCCAGTAGGCGGCGTTCTTCACGATCTCGGCGGGCTCCTGCTCGGGGAGCGGCGGAGGGTCGGCGTCGATCACCTCGAAGTTGGATCGGTGCTTGAGGAGCGACTTGAGGTGCTTGCGGTACTCGACGTCGATGTCGAGATCCGGGTTGTCGTTCGCCCGGAAGCCGGCGACGAGGACCCGCCGCACGCCCGTCACGTCGATCTTCTGCGGCATCTGGAGCTTGATCTGCACCTCGAGGATGCCGGCGCGCGCTCCCATCGCCCCGAGCCCCGCCACGAGGAGCGCGAGCGCCGCGCTCGCGAGCGGACGCCGCCCCTGCCGCTCAGCGCCCACGGCCCCCCCCTCCGGCGGATCCGGGCGCGGCGTTGGGATCTTGCGGGGCCTTCGGGGCCTGCGCGGGGATTGCCGGCGCCGGGGTCGCGGCGGCCTTCGGGTCGTTGCGGGTGGCGAGGTACGCCTTCAGGCGATCGCCGTTCTCGCGGATCTTCGCGTTCGCCGGATCGATCTCGAGGGCCTTCGCGTACGCGGCGGCGGCCTTCGAGTACTCCCCGATGCTCTCGAGCGCGACCCCGAGGTCGTTCTGGGCGGCGGCGTTCCCCTCGTCGGCCCGGACGGCCTTGCCGAAGCGGAAGGCGGCCTCGTGCCAGGAGCCTTTCTCCGCCATGCGCACGCCAAACGCGAGCTGGCGCGTGGCCTCCCCCTTGTCGGGAGCGGCGCCGAAGGAGATGGACGCGATGAGGACCGCGCCGGCGAGCGCGGGAAGCCTTCTCAAAGGTCGCCCTCCGTGCGCCCGTGCGGGACCGTCTCGGGCGGCGGAGTATAGTTCAGCGCTCTCGGGGCCTTCAATCGAGCGCTCATCGGCTGAAGTAACCGCGGCGCGCCGCGACCTTCAATCCGGGGCGCGAGACGCTCACGCCGATGCGGCGAAAGCCCTCGGCGCCGGCGGGCGGGGTGTACCCCAGGAGGTACCGGCTTCCCACCGACTCGGCGACGCTCGCGAAGGCCGCCTGAAGGTCCGACGCGTGGACCGCCGAGAAGGCCTCCCCTCCCGTCTCCTCCGCCATGTGTCTCAGGATGGAGACCGCCGCCCGCGGGCCGAAGGCGACCGTGTAGATCGACACGTCGCGCCGCGTCGCGCCGTCGATGACGGCCCCCAGCCTCTTCTCCGACTCGTCCTGGGGGTGGAGCGTCTCCGTGCCGTCGGTGAAGACGACCGCCACGCGCCCGCCGTCGCGCGGCTCGAGCCTCGAGGAGGCCGCGTCGGCCGCGTCGAAGAGGGCCGTGTTGTCCCCCCCCAGGCGAAGGGCCGCGATCGTCGACTCCACGGCGCGCCGGTCGGAGGTGAAGTCGAGATCGAACCGCGCCGCGTCGTCGAACGACTCGACCGCGAAGGCGGCGGGGAGGCGCTGGCCGCGCACGAAATCGATGGCGGCGCGCTTCGCCGCGAGATCCTGCTGGCGCATGCTCGGGCTCGTGTCGAGGGCGAGGACGATCGACACCGGCCGCGCCTCGCGGCCGAAGGCCGCAATCTCTTGAGGCCTCCCCTCCTCGGTGATCGTGAAGTCGGCGCGATTGAGATCGAGGATCGGCCGGCCGGCGGCGTCGCGGACGACGACCGGGACGAGGACGAGCGAGACGTCCACCGTCTCGACGGCCGGGGCGGGAGGGGGGAGATCGGATGGGGCGGCGAGAACCCCGAAAGCGCCGGCCGTCGCCAGTGCGGCGGCCCAACCGAAGCGCGGCATGGGGCGAGTATAGAATAGGCGCATGCGCGCCCTCGACGCGATCGTGCGCGTCCCCCCCTCCAAGAGCCTGACCAACCGCGCTCTCGCGGCCGCCGCCTTCGCGACCGGGACCTCCGGGATCGTGAACCCCCTCGTCGCCGACGACACGACGCTGATGGCCGGGGCGCTCCGCGCGCTCGGCGTCCGGATTCTCGAGGAGCCGGGGCGCTGGATCGTCGAAGGGGCCTGCGGCCCCCCCCGGATCGCGGAGGCGACGCTCGCTCTCGGCAACGCCGGCACGGCGATGAGGTTCCTCACCCCCCTCGTGGCGGCGGGGCGCGGGCGGTACGTGCTGGACGGCACGGCCCGGATGCGCGAGCGCCCGATCGGCGATCTCCTCTCGGCGCTGCGCTCCCTCGGGGTGGAGGCGCGCTCTCTCGGCGCGAACGGGTGCCCTCCGGTCGAGGTCGTCGCTTCGGGACTTCCCGGCGGTGACGTCACGCTCCGCGGCTCCGTGTCCAGCCAGTTCGTCTCGGGCCTGTTGCTCGCGGCGCCGCTCGCGGCCGGGGATCTCGTGATTCGGATCGATGGCCCGCTCGTCTCCCGCCCCTACGTGCATCTGACCCTCGATGTCATGAAAAGGTTTGGGGCGGCGATCGAGGAAATCGCCGGCCCCGCGTGGCGCATCGCCCCCACGGGGTACGCCGCGCGCGAGTACGAGATCGAGGGGGACGCCTCGAGCGCCTGCTTCTGGTTCGCGGCCGCCGCCGTGACGGCGGGGCGGGTGCTCGTCGCGGGAATCCCCGCCGGCTCGCGCCAGGGGGATCTCGGATTCCTCGACCTCCTCGAGGGGATGGGGTGCCGCGTGCGCCGCGACGATCCGCGCGGCCTCGTCGTCGAGGGGTCGGCGCTCCGGGGGATCGACGCCGATCTCCGCGACATGCCCGACACCGCCCCGCCCCTCGCCGCCGTCGCGATCTTCGCTTCCGGACCCACACGCATCCGCGGCGCGGCGCACCTGCGCGACAAGGAGAGCGATCGCATCGCGGGGCTCGCCGCCGGGCTCGGCCGGCTCGGCGCGCGCGTCGAGGAGCACCGCGACGGGCTGACGATCCACCCGGGGCCGCTCCACGGGGCCGCGCTCGATCCCCTGGAGGATCATCGCCTCGCGATGGCCTTCGCCGTCGCGGGGCTGGGGATCCCGGGGGTGGAGGTCCTGCACCCGGAGTGCGTCGCCAAGTCGTACCCGCTATTCCTCGCCGAGCTGCAGGCGGCCGCCGCGCCCCACCCCGGGACGGCGCCCCGCGGGATCTCCTCCTGATGTGCGGCATCGGGGGGCTGCTGTTCCGCGACGCCGATCGCCCCGTCGAATCATCGCACCTCGACGCCATCGCCGGCTCGATGGTCCACCGGGGCCCCGACGACGTCGGCTCGCTCCTTGACGGGAGCTTCGGTCTCACCATGCGGCGCCTCTCCGTCATCGATCTCGCGTGCGGCCACCAGCCGATCTGGAACGAGACGCGCACCGTCGCCGTCGTGCTGAACGGGGAGATTTACAATCACAAGGAGCTGCGGGCCGACCTGACGCGCCGCGGCCACCGGTTCGACACCGGCTCGGACGCGGAATCCATCGTCCATCTCTACGAGGAGCTAGGCCCCACCGCCGATCTTCCCGCCCGCCTCCACGGCATGTTCGCCTTCACACTCTACGACGCGGAGCGGAAGCTCGCCTTCCTCGCCCGGGATCGCGTCGGGAAGAAGCCGCTGTACCTGTATCGCGACGCGGCCGTGCTCGCGTTCGCCTCCGAGATCGACGCCCTCTTCGCCCCCGCGCTCCCGTTCGACCGGACGATCGACGCGGAGGCCCTCGACGCCTACTTCGCCACGCAGTACGTCTGCGGCCCGCAGACCGTCTTCAGGAACGTCCGCCAGCTTCCCCCCGCCTCGCACCTGATCCTGGAGCGCCGCGGCGCCGCGTGGGTGGAGCGCCCCGAGGCGCGCTACTGGTCCCTTCCGGCGTCCCCGGTGGTGGAAGGTCCCCCCTGGCGGTCGTTCCCGCAGGCGGTGGCGGGGTGCGAGGCCGAGCTCCGGAGGGCCGTGAGGCAGCGGCTGATGAGCGACGTCCCTCTCGGCGTCCTCCTCTCGGGAGGTCTCGACAGCAGCCTCGTGGCCGCGATGGTGGCGCGAGAGAGCGGCCCCCCGGTGAGGACCTACTCCATCGGCTTCGACGATCCCCGCCTCGACGAGACGGAGGCGGCCCTGCGCGTCGCGCGGTACCTCGGCACCGAGCACCGTTCCATCATCATGCCGTCGCTGCGCGCCGAGGACCTGGTGTCGATCATCCGGCGGACGGATCAGCCCCTGGCGGACCCCGCGGTCGTCCCGACCTGGTATCTCTCGAGGCTCGCCCGCGAAGGGGTGACCGTCGCGCTCTCCGGCGAGGGGGCGGACGAGATCTTCGGCGGATATCACTGGTACCGCGGAAAGGGAAACGGCACCTCGCAGGCGCAGGCCCTCTACGCGCGCCGGGAGCAGGCGGCCCCCGCGCTGCGCCGATCGCTGATCGCCGCCGACCTCACGGCGCGCCCCGACGGCCTCGCCCAGGACTCGGCCCGGGGCTCGTATCTCGCCGCCGGCGCCGACGAGGGGGCGCTCCCCCGGATCGCGGCGCTCCAGGCGATTGATCTGCGATCGGTTCTCGCGGACGACCTTCTCGTGAAGGCGGACCGCATGAGCATGGCCTGGTCGCTGGAGGTGCGCTGCCCGTACCTCGATCACCGGGTCATCGAGGCGGTCCTCCCCGGACCGGACCGGTGGAAGATCCGATGGGGACGGCGCAAGGCGCTCCTCCGGGAGGTCAGCCGGCGTTACCTGCCTCCGGACGTCGCGCGGCGGAAGAAGCACGGCTTCATGATCCCGATCGACACGCTGCTGCGCACGGAGTTCGCGGGGATGCTGGGGGATCTCACGTCGCCGCTGAGCCTCGCGAGGCACTCGATTCTCAGCGCGCCGGGAGTCGCCTCCCTGCTCGAGCGGTGGAAGACGGATCCCTCGCTCGCCAAGTCGGTCTGGAAGGTCCTCTGCCTCGAGACGTGGCTCGAGGCGCATCGCGCCGTCCCCGTCAGGTGAGGGGCGACGCCAGCATCAGGATGAGCTGCTTCACCCCGGTCACGTAGGGGGGGACGTCGGCGAACTCGTCGGGGGTGTGGGCGCCGTCGCCGGTCGTGACCCCGATGTCGATCGCGGGAATTCCCATCTGGATCGCGATGTTGTGATCGGCCGTCCCGCGCGGGGTGAGCTGCACCTCGCGCCACCCCGCCCTGTCGAGGGCAGCCGACGCCGCGCGGACGATCTTCGAGTCCCGGAGCCCCTCGATGCGCGCCCCCTCGAGCCTCTGGAGCGACTCGGCGTCGAAGGTGACCCCGACCGACGCCGCGGCCCTCCGGCAGGCCTCGTCGATCTTCCCGTCCAGATGCTCTTCGACCGCCGCGTCGTTGCTCCGGAGGTCGACGGTGAACCACGCGTCGCGCGCCTGCGCGTT from Acidobacteriota bacterium includes:
- the ftsE gene encoding cell division ATP-binding protein FtsE; amino-acid sequence: MIQLYHVTKRYAPGISALTDVSLQIDKGDFVFLTGPSGAGKTTLLKMLFLQELPTEGQILVNGRNLASLAAARVPYLRRTVGVVFQDFKLIHRKTIFENIALSLHVVGVPESEHKTRVLRMLRLVGLQHRIHSFPREVSGGEQQRVAIARALINEPVLLLADEPTGNLDPELSDEIMRLFRDINAHGTTVVVATHDRELIRKFGRRVIHLEAGRVTEAGRGAEWARA
- a CDS encoding tetratricopeptide repeat protein gives rise to the protein MRRLPALAGAVLIASISFGAAPDKGEATRQLAFGVRMAEKGSWHEAAFRFGKAVRADEGNAAAQNDLGVALESIGEYSKAAAAYAKALEIDPANAKIRENGDRLKAYLATRNDPKAAATPAPAIPAQAPKAPQDPNAAPGSAGGGGRGR
- a CDS encoding VWA domain-containing protein translates to MPRFGWAAALATAGAFGVLAAPSDLPPPAPAVETVDVSLVLVPVVVRDAAGRPILDLNRADFTITEEGRPQEIAAFGREARPVSIVLALDTSPSMRQQDLAAKRAAIDFVRGQRLPAAFAVESFDDAARFDLDFTSDRRAVESTIAALRLGGDNTALFDAADAASSRLEPRDGGRVAVVFTDGTETLHPQDESEKRLGAVIDGATRRDVSIYTVAFGPRAAVSILRHMAEETGGEAFSAVHASDLQAAFASVAESVGSRYLLGYTPPAGAEGFRRIGVSVSRPGLKVAARRGYFSR
- a CDS encoding PD40 domain-containing protein: MPRAHTTPIRRRAATLLAAAALLALAASGPAGAQGYFGRNKVQYQPFDWHIYKSPHFDVYYYPEEEAYLEQMVSYAESAYLYLSKAFDHEPKYRVPLIYYRTHAEFEQTNVGDVVSEAELAFAEPFEHRVLLSIDHPPDKLYQVLTHEMTHIFEFSILYQDSFGRIIRGRAPQWLMEGLASHMGKDEDSLDRMIIRDAVIHGVVPPISKVQGINFLIYRYGRAAFDFIETKWGAEGIRNFLVEFRKVLLTGNIEKAVKEAFGVEADEFDRLFQRYLRQKYLPTLLEKGEPEDYGKQIGFKLPGVMTFSPVLSPSGDLVAVLTNRYYDIDVVILQAKDGEVIKNLTKGFTNEYEFISTEVFEGKTDLAWSPDGDLLAFFVRKENRRRLLIINALTGHEVRNIEIEPVDPASPAFSPDGKKILFAGNLGGVVDIFELDLESGHMRNMTDDEYYDANPSYSSDGKTMLYNRRVDAWWKVFTLDVEDPTRKTQLTFGQSSEITPSFSRDGTKIYYCSDVSSDIFNVYSLDLDSGEVRQFTDVGGGYMSPQDRPAERGKSKAVATSYYGGRFALYEVDTTKPLKVITPAERAGEVGEMKPFEPPLKLTVDQSEKQPYVKHKFHVEDASPIGIGVVSDGTVIGSGAVSFADLLGGRRFWFNVFSVANYETYDLGYVNLETRLQHYYRYNYYSDFLVLPSASGFFTRIRGNVDSTLSTGFFLPLSSHYRIEGIIGATSRDIISPQIGELLDPNRPPKRDEFGVFTGDRVRGSLAEVGVAFVGDTLRYNPWGPWHGKRFRIAATTSPLASGSDPASFTNYEFDYRSYTKLTYRSLFAWRVGSLLSDGRGATLFGIGGYNQIRGYRYREFIGDQAVWTNFELRFPLVDRVQWPWGGALRWIRGVLFFDAGAAWTQDGRFFDRELAKPTPVALINSTGLFRDFKFYDSSQHALRDARASYGIGLNVRLGVFDLNWAFAKQLPYGIVDLNGPSGMVGKTCRQSLATTIVRDPMPPHGIISFDRAQVPVLLSQCGFTTTPTTNWKSEFYIGYEF
- the aroA gene encoding 3-phosphoshikimate 1-carboxyvinyltransferase: MRALDAIVRVPPSKSLTNRALAAAAFATGTSGIVNPLVADDTTLMAGALRALGVRILEEPGRWIVEGACGPPRIAEATLALGNAGTAMRFLTPLVAAGRGRYVLDGTARMRERPIGDLLSALRSLGVEARSLGANGCPPVEVVASGLPGGDVTLRGSVSSQFVSGLLLAAPLAAGDLVIRIDGPLVSRPYVHLTLDVMKRFGAAIEEIAGPAWRIAPTGYAAREYEIEGDASSACFWFAAAAVTAGRVLVAGIPAGSRQGDLGFLDLLEGMGCRVRRDDPRGLVVEGSALRGIDADLRDMPDTAPPLAAVAIFASGPTRIRGAAHLRDKESDRIAGLAAGLGRLGARVEEHRDGLTIHPGPLHGAALDPLEDHRLAMAFAVAGLGIPGVEVLHPECVAKSYPLFLAELQAAAAPHPGTAPRGISS
- the gatB gene encoding Asp-tRNA(Asn)/Glu-tRNA(Gln) amidotransferase subunit GatB, producing the protein MPAAYEAVIGLEVHAQLRTRTKIFCGCPTRFGAAPNTQTCPVCLGMPGSLPVLNRTAVEFAAKAALATGCTINRRSIFARKNYFYPDLPKGYQISQYELPLAVEGRIPIEPESGPRAIGLTRIHMEEDAGKLVHEGMADSATRSYVDFNRSGTPLIEIVSKPDIRTSEEAYLYLTRLRSILLYVEVCDGNMEEGSLRCDANVSIRRPGETLGTRAEIKNLNSFRNVQRAIEYEIARQAELLDGGGRVVQETRLWNAGQGRTEPMRSKEEAMDYRYFPEPDLPPLLVDEAWLEELRKSIPELPVEKKIRYVTSLGLAPKDAHFLSGEPALAGFFETVAARSGNPRAAAAWVGSELMGRLNAAKSDIRRTPVAPESLGDLVKLIDAGTISGKIAKTVFDEMFETGGAPEAIVRAKGLVQIKDEGAIGAVVDKVIAESPSQVEQYRAGKGAALGWFVGQVMKASGGKANPGLVNKLLKEKLG